One part of the Clostridia bacterium genome encodes these proteins:
- the murA gene encoding UDP-N-acetylglucosamine 1-carboxyvinyltransferase: MGKIVITGGRKLSGRIKIPGAKNTVLPILAATLISGKKSIIIDCPKIKDVELTLEILKDLGCKISWEEDLLIIDSSDIRKTDIKEELMDKMRSSIILTGAVLSRMGEVRTTYPGGCELGLRPIDLHIKAFKKMGIFVEEKFGYINFKKNKQKDSEIHLDFPSVGATENIMLAASTHKGKTKIINAAKEPEIEDLQKFLCKMGVKVSGAGTSVIEIVGTNTFYEVTHKVIPDRIVASTYMVAGAITDGDVILENVNYNHISSVAAVMDAMGVEFEFIADHSIRVKGNGALKSNNLIRTLPYPGFPTDAQSIIMSLLSIAKGTGMIIENIFDSRFKHVEELKKMGADITISDRCAVIKGVKKLYGARVNAPDLRSGAGLVVAGLCADGVTEVSNTHYIKRGYEDIVRDLQSLGADIIYK, from the coding sequence GTGGGTAAGATAGTAATCACAGGAGGCAGAAAACTAAGCGGAAGAATAAAAATTCCGGGAGCGAAAAACACTGTGCTTCCCATTCTTGCGGCAACCTTAATAAGCGGTAAAAAAAGTATAATAATAGATTGCCCCAAGATTAAGGATGTTGAACTCACTTTAGAGATTTTAAAGGACTTGGGTTGCAAAATAAGCTGGGAGGAAGACCTGCTTATAATAGACTCTTCCGATATAAGAAAAACTGATATAAAAGAAGAACTGATGGATAAAATGCGTTCTTCCATAATTTTGACAGGCGCTGTACTCTCAAGAATGGGAGAGGTAAGAACAACTTATCCTGGAGGCTGTGAATTAGGGCTTCGTCCCATAGATTTACATATCAAAGCCTTTAAAAAGATGGGAATATTTGTAGAAGAAAAATTCGGATATATCAATTTTAAGAAGAATAAGCAAAAAGACAGTGAAATACACCTTGATTTTCCGTCAGTAGGTGCAACAGAAAATATAATGCTTGCAGCATCAACCCATAAGGGTAAAACAAAAATTATAAATGCGGCAAAAGAACCGGAAATAGAAGACTTGCAAAAGTTCTTATGTAAAATGGGAGTTAAAGTATCAGGCGCAGGAACAAGCGTTATAGAAATTGTTGGTACTAACACATTTTATGAAGTAACCCATAAGGTTATACCTGACAGAATTGTAGCATCAACCTATATGGTTGCAGGAGCAATAACAGACGGAGATGTAATTCTTGAAAATGTTAATTATAATCATATAAGTTCGGTTGCAGCAGTAATGGATGCAATGGGAGTAGAATTTGAATTTATTGCTGACCACTCTATCAGGGTAAAAGGTAACGGAGCGTTAAAGTCTAATAACTTAATAAGAACCTTGCCTTATCCTGGGTTTCCTACTGATGCTCAGTCTATAATAATGTCCCTTTTAAGTATTGCAAAGGGAACGGGAATGATTATAGAAAATATCTTTGATTCAAGATTTAAGCATGTTGAAGAACTCAAAAAAATGGGCGCAGATATCACTATTTCTGACAGATGCGCAGTTATAAAAGGTGTGAAAAAACTGTACGGAGCAAGGGTTAATGCTCCTGACCTTAGAAGCGGGGCAGGTCTTGTGGTTGCAGGTCTTTGTGCAGACGGTGTAACAGAGGTGTCCAATACCCATTATATCAAAAGAGGGTATGAAGATATTGTAAGAGATTTACAAAGTCTTGGAGCAGATATAATATACAAATGA
- the murG gene encoding undecaprenyldiphospho-muramoylpentapeptide beta-N-acetylglucosaminyltransferase, whose protein sequence is MRIVVTGGGTGGHINPAIAISNEVQRRDEKNEILFIGTKKGMESRLVPHAGYNIEYVDVEGFTPKGRFHDIKVILKFMSGILKCMKILLKFKPDVVVGTGGYVSAPAVMAANFLRIPTLIHEQNAVGGKTSRLLSKFAKRVCITFNDIDILNCPEKTVVTGNPVRKAFETVRKNTSLKEIGFLEGLPVVVCVSGSLGAAQLNQYMVSFIKKHYQEKKFKVVLITGHRYYMNAVEDLKNWGIDTDSDFVKVKKYAHNMEDYLCAADLVISRSGATFLSEIAYLGKPSVLIPSPNVAENHQEINANRFVAGGASIKIRESLLNMKLFEKTILDILEDKEKMKEMGENAKLLSVPDSSRRIVDEIEKIIKK, encoded by the coding sequence TTGAGAATAGTTGTAACAGGCGGAGGCACTGGGGGACATATAAATCCTGCCATTGCAATTTCAAACGAAGTCCAAAGAAGAGATGAAAAAAACGAAATTTTATTTATTGGAACTAAAAAAGGCATGGAAAGCCGACTTGTTCCTCATGCAGGCTATAACATTGAGTATGTCGATGTGGAGGGCTTTACGCCTAAAGGCAGATTCCACGATATTAAAGTTATTTTAAAATTTATGTCTGGCATATTAAAATGTATGAAAATATTGTTAAAATTTAAGCCCGATGTAGTAGTGGGAACAGGTGGGTATGTAAGTGCACCTGCAGTAATGGCTGCCAATTTTCTAAGAATTCCTACTCTTATTCACGAGCAGAATGCAGTGGGAGGCAAAACTTCAAGACTTCTCTCTAAATTTGCAAAAAGGGTATGTATTACATTTAATGATATAGATATCTTAAATTGCCCCGAAAAAACAGTTGTTACAGGTAACCCTGTAAGAAAGGCATTTGAAACAGTCCGTAAAAACACATCTTTAAAAGAGATAGGGTTTTTAGAGGGTCTGCCAGTTGTAGTGTGTGTAAGCGGAAGCCTTGGTGCAGCGCAACTTAATCAATATATGGTTTCCTTTATAAAAAAACACTATCAGGAAAAGAAGTTTAAGGTTGTTTTAATAACAGGCCACAGATATTATATGAATGCAGTAGAAGATTTAAAAAACTGGGGAATAGATACCGACTCAGATTTTGTTAAAGTGAAAAAATATGCACACAATATGGAAGATTATCTTTGTGCTGCAGACTTAGTTATAAGCCGTTCGGGTGCAACATTTTTAAGCGAGATTGCATATCTTGGAAAACCGTCTGTGCTTATTCCTTCTCCTAATGTTGCGGAAAACCATCAGGAGATAAACGCAAACAGATTTGTAGCAGGTGGTGCTTCCATAAAAATAAGAGAAAGTTTACTTAATATGAAATTGTTTGAAAAAACAATTCTTGATATTTTAGAAGATAAAGAAAAAATGAAAGAAATGGGAGAAAACGCAAAACTTTTAAGTGTTCCTGATTCTTCCAGACGAATTGTAGACGAAATAGAAAAAATAATAAAAAAATAG
- the ftsW gene encoding putative lipid II flippase FtsW has product MEKIKKSSFDGVLFATVVILSLFGLIMIFSASAPSAFVLHGDSFYFVKKQLIWTVLGFGALLFCASFDYKKYKKFGMLMYVLNIILLILVLIIGVETKGAKRWINLGIGTFQPSEFTKVSIVILLAMYFTSMEKSKQSFSNIYVPLLVIVGIPCALLLLQPHFSVIIIICGTVFTMLLSFGIKFKFYVPLIFLGLGAGGFLAISEPYRLKRITAYLDPFQDKLGDGWQIVQSLYAISSGGIFGLGLSRSRQKHLYIPEPQNDYIFSIICEELGLIGATLVIVLFGILLFRCIKIAVDCPDSFGTYMAFGMGALIIIQVILNIGVAINLLPATGIPLPFFSAGGSSFVFQMIAMGIVLNISRYKRG; this is encoded by the coding sequence ATGGAAAAAATAAAAAAATCATCCTTTGACGGAGTATTGTTTGCGACAGTAGTTATACTGTCGCTGTTTGGCTTGATAATGATTTTTTCTGCAAGTGCACCGTCTGCATTTGTTTTGCACGGAGACAGTTTCTATTTTGTTAAAAAGCAACTTATCTGGACTGTCTTAGGTTTTGGCGCATTGCTTTTTTGTGCATCGTTTGACTATAAGAAATATAAAAAGTTCGGAATGTTAATGTATGTATTAAACATTATTCTTTTAATATTAGTTCTTATAATCGGTGTTGAAACAAAGGGTGCTAAAAGATGGATAAACCTTGGGATAGGTACATTTCAGCCATCTGAGTTTACAAAGGTGTCAATAGTTATTCTCCTTGCTATGTATTTTACCAGTATGGAGAAAAGTAAACAGAGTTTTTCAAATATTTATGTGCCTCTTTTAGTAATAGTGGGTATCCCTTGTGCTCTTTTACTATTGCAGCCTCACTTTTCGGTAATTATCATTATTTGCGGCACAGTATTTACTATGCTTTTATCATTCGGTATAAAATTTAAATTTTATGTTCCTCTTATATTTTTAGGTTTAGGCGCAGGAGGTTTTCTTGCGATAAGCGAACCGTATAGATTAAAGAGAATAACTGCGTATTTAGACCCGTTTCAGGATAAATTAGGAGACGGATGGCAAATAGTACAATCTCTTTACGCAATAAGTTCAGGAGGAATTTTTGGCTTGGGGTTAAGCCGAAGCAGGCAGAAGCATTTATATATCCCTGAACCTCAGAATGACTACATATTTTCAATTATCTGTGAAGAACTCGGTCTTATAGGTGCAACTTTAGTTATAGTGCTTTTTGGAATTTTACTTTTTAGATGCATAAAAATCGCTGTGGACTGTCCTGATTCATTCGGTACTTATATGGCGTTCGGTATGGGCGCACTTATTATTATACAGGTTATATTAAATATAGGCGTTGCAATAAACCTGCTTCCTGCAACAGGTATTCCTCTTCCGTTTTTCTCGGCAGGAGGCTCAAGTTTTGTTTTCCAGATGATAGCAATGGGAATAGTACTAAATATATCTCGTTATAAAAGGGGTTGA
- a CDS encoding phospho-N-acetylmuramoyl-pentapeptide-transferase, protein MNLLFISLVISFFICVIISPVLIPYLRKLKFGQQILEDGPNWHKKKSGTPTMGGIAFIIAIALTISFIHLDLRGYIVFAFALLCGVVGFVDDFIKVKLKRNKGFSAKQKTLCLILVIVTFVLLLRYFNLTDTKIFIPFFKFSFDLYYFYYPLVMVGIFYMVNSVNLTDGIDGLATSITSTVLVFLTATMFIKGMVGLSLLSAASLGALIAFLIFNLHPAKVFMGDTGSLFLGALVTGICVSTGDPLLIVILGIVYVIESLSVVIQVASFKLFGKRVFKMSPIHHHFEMCGFSENKIVVLFSLTTLLFCVLGFIGTISF, encoded by the coding sequence ATGAATTTATTATTTATATCACTTGTTATTTCATTTTTTATATGTGTTATCATTTCGCCTGTGCTTATTCCTTATTTAAGAAAGTTGAAATTCGGTCAGCAGATTTTAGAAGACGGACCTAACTGGCATAAGAAAAAATCAGGCACTCCTACAATGGGTGGAATTGCATTTATTATAGCAATAGCGCTTACAATTTCTTTTATCCATCTTGATTTAAGAGGATATATTGTGTTTGCCTTTGCACTTCTTTGTGGTGTAGTAGGCTTTGTTGACGACTTTATTAAGGTTAAACTAAAAAGAAACAAAGGGTTTAGCGCAAAGCAGAAAACTCTTTGTTTAATACTGGTTATTGTAACTTTTGTGCTTTTATTAAGATATTTTAACCTAACAGATACAAAAATTTTTATACCGTTTTTTAAATTCAGTTTTGATTTATATTATTTTTACTATCCGCTTGTTATGGTGGGAATATTCTATATGGTTAACTCCGTTAACTTAACCGACGGTATTGACGGTCTTGCAACAAGCATTACCTCAACCGTTCTGGTATTTCTTACCGCTACCATGTTTATAAAAGGTATGGTAGGATTATCTTTACTTAGTGCAGCTTCATTAGGTGCGCTTATTGCATTTTTGATTTTTAATCTTCATCCTGCAAAAGTATTTATGGGGGATACAGGTTCCCTGTTCTTAGGCGCTCTTGTTACGGGAATATGCGTTTCAACAGGCGACCCGCTACTTATTGTTATTTTAGGAATTGTATATGTAATAGAATCTTTATCGGTGGTTATTCAGGTTGCAAGTTTTAAATTATTCGGTAAGAGAGTTTTTAAAATGTCTCCTATCCACCACCATTTTGAAATGTGCGGATTTTCAGAAAATAAAATTGTTGTTTTATTTTCTTTAACCACGCTTTTGTTCTGCGTTTTGGGATTTATTGGAACTATTAGTTTTTAG
- a CDS encoding UDP-N-acetylmuramoyl-tripeptide--D-alanyl-D-alanine ligase has product MLLKIDEIVKATKGKIISKSSDEVTKIVTDSRLTDEKSLFVPLLGENFDAHDFLEDVEKNGCKAVLTSKDYKGNLTVIKVEDTKKALGDIARYYIKKLNPVKVAVTGSVGKTTTKDMIASVLCNLFPTLKTNGNFNNDIGVPLTAFRLEDEKVAVFEMGMNHFKEIEYLSEIVCPDISVITNIGHSHIENLGSREGILKAKLEILKGMNKDSCIILNGDDELLYNARDLINIKTIYYGINNKNCDILAEDIIEEDSKVKFKIGGFSYTINTPGIHNVYNALCAITVGMQLTDDKEKIKEGLMNFKPEGIRQNIIKKDNFTIISDCYNAAPNSMIASLDVLKKTKGKRKIAVFGSVLELGKFRDELLEEVGRKVKEYDVDELITVTEDALCINKGAKDSGFLCEKNFRDNMEVLNYLKANIKDDDVILIKGSRKYKMEEISEGLLK; this is encoded by the coding sequence ATGCTTTTAAAAATTGATGAAATAGTTAAAGCAACAAAAGGGAAAATTATATCAAAATCATCAGATGAAGTTACAAAAATTGTAACAGATAGCAGACTCACAGATGAAAAAAGCCTTTTTGTTCCCCTTCTAGGCGAAAACTTTGACGCTCATGATTTTTTAGAGGATGTTGAGAAAAACGGTTGCAAAGCAGTGCTTACAAGCAAAGACTACAAGGGCAACCTAACCGTAATAAAGGTAGAAGACACTAAAAAAGCATTGGGAGATATAGCAAGATACTATATAAAAAAACTAAACCCTGTAAAAGTTGCAGTTACAGGAAGCGTGGGCAAAACAACTACTAAGGATATGATAGCATCTGTGCTATGTAATCTTTTTCCAACCCTTAAAACAAACGGAAACTTTAATAATGATATAGGTGTGCCTCTTACTGCTTTCAGATTGGAAGATGAAAAAGTCGCAGTTTTTGAAATGGGTATGAACCATTTTAAAGAAATAGAGTATTTATCCGAAATTGTCTGCCCTGATATTTCGGTAATAACCAATATAGGACATTCGCATATAGAAAATCTTGGCTCAAGAGAAGGCATATTAAAAGCAAAACTTGAGATATTAAAGGGAATGAATAAAGACTCCTGCATAATTTTAAACGGAGATGACGAACTTTTATATAACGCGCGTGATTTAATAAATATAAAAACTATATATTACGGAATAAACAATAAAAACTGTGATATTTTAGCAGAAGATATAATAGAAGAAGACTCAAAGGTAAAATTTAAAATAGGTGGTTTTTCGTATACCATAAATACGCCTGGCATACATAATGTTTATAATGCACTTTGTGCAATAACTGTAGGAATGCAGTTAACAGACGATAAAGAGAAAATAAAAGAAGGGCTTATGAACTTTAAGCCAGAGGGTATAAGGCAGAATATTATAAAGAAAGATAATTTTACAATTATTTCAGACTGTTATAATGCAGCCCCAAATTCAATGATTGCATCTTTAGATGTTTTAAAGAAAACTAAAGGTAAAAGAAAAATTGCAGTTTTTGGCTCGGTATTAGAACTTGGAAAATTCCGCGATGAACTTTTAGAAGAAGTGGGAAGAAAAGTAAAAGAATATGATGTAGACGAACTTATAACAGTTACTGAAGATGCTCTTTGCATAAATAAAGGTGCAAAAGATTCGGGCTTTTTATGTGAAAAAAACTTTAGAGATAATATGGAAGTTTTAAACTACCTTAAAGCCAATATCAAGGACGATGATGTAATTTTAATCAAAGGTTCAAGAAAATATAAAATGGAGGAAATAAGCGAGGGCTTATTAAAATAA
- a CDS encoding UDP-N-acetylmuramoyl-L-alanyl-D-glutamate--2,6-diaminopimelate ligase, translating into MLLKELLSSIDYLSFTNEKDTEIKGICYDSRKVKKGDLFVCIKGYESDGHKYFKNAVESGAVAVIGEEDVLTDVPYIKVKNSRKALSFISAAFYGYPSKKMQIIGITGTNGKTTSTYLIKSILEGCGYKVGLIGTNQNMIGDKILPAERTTPDSLELNLLLKEMADENVNYVVMEVSSHSLFLDRVSEIDFKVGAISNITQDHLDFHKTIKEYAKAKSILFEKSEISVLNIDDSYYELMATKAKDKVVTYGIEKGDIKAFDIFLNRNGVSFNVSKDDECSRILVGIPGKFNVYNSLLAISVATALGVPMPFIRMALKNHKGVKGRLEVVDTDTDYTVIIDYAHTPDGLDNVIDTINEFKQGRLITLFGCGGDRDNKKRSIMGKIATSKSDFTVITSDNPRTEDPYKILDDITKGVVGENYTVIENRHKAIEYALKIAKENDVVLLAGKGHETYQILSTGKIHFDEREIVHEILKRG; encoded by the coding sequence ATGCTACTTAAGGAACTTCTCTCAAGTATTGATTACTTGAGTTTTACAAATGAAAAAGACACCGAAATAAAAGGTATTTGCTATGATTCGCGTAAAGTTAAAAAAGGCGACTTATTTGTGTGCATAAAAGGCTATGAAAGCGACGGGCATAAATACTTTAAAAACGCAGTAGAAAGCGGTGCAGTTGCAGTAATCGGCGAAGAGGATGTTTTAACCGATGTGCCTTATATCAAAGTAAAGAATTCAAGAAAAGCATTAAGTTTTATTTCTGCAGCATTTTACGGTTATCCGTCTAAAAAAATGCAGATAATCGGAATAACAGGAACTAACGGTAAAACAACATCTACTTATCTTATAAAAAGTATTCTTGAAGGGTGTGGATATAAAGTAGGGCTTATCGGCACAAACCAGAATATGATAGGCGACAAAATTTTACCGGCAGAGAGAACAACTCCTGATTCACTTGAACTTAACCTTTTATTAAAAGAAATGGCAGACGAGAATGTCAACTATGTTGTTATGGAAGTTTCTTCACATTCTCTGTTTCTTGACAGGGTAAGCGAAATAGACTTTAAGGTGGGCGCAATATCAAATATAACACAGGACCACCTTGATTTTCATAAAACTATTAAAGAGTACGCAAAGGCAAAAAGCATTCTTTTTGAAAAATCAGAAATATCAGTTTTAAATATTGACGACAGTTACTATGAACTTATGGCAACAAAAGCAAAAGATAAAGTTGTAACATACGGAATAGAAAAAGGCGATATCAAAGCATTTGATATTTTCCTAAACAGAAACGGTGTTTCTTTTAATGTGTCAAAAGATGACGAATGTTCAAGAATTTTAGTAGGCATACCTGGGAAATTTAATGTATATAATTCTCTTCTTGCAATAAGTGTTGCAACCGCTTTAGGTGTTCCTATGCCTTTTATAAGAATGGCTCTTAAGAATCATAAAGGAGTAAAAGGAAGACTTGAAGTAGTTGATACTGATACCGACTATACAGTTATTATAGACTATGCTCACACTCCCGACGGGCTTGATAATGTTATAGATACTATAAACGAATTTAAACAGGGTAGACTTATAACATTATTCGGATGCGGAGGAGACAGGGATAATAAAAAGAGAAGTATTATGGGTAAAATCGCAACTTCAAAATCAGATTTTACAGTTATCACTTCTGACAACCCAAGAACTGAAGACCCTTATAAAATCTTAGATGATATTACAAAAGGGGTCGTGGGGGAAAATTATACAGTAATAGAAAATAGACATAAAGCGATAGAATACGCCCTAAAAATTGCAAAAGAGAATGATGTAGTGCTTCTTGCAGGAAAAGGGCATGAAACATATCAGATTCTTAGCACAGGGAAAATTCACTTTGACGAAAGAGAAATAGTACACGAAATTTTAAAAAGGGGTTAA
- a CDS encoding PASTA domain-containing protein: MASVNKIKKRIIIMFSCAIFLFVVLVVRIGYLTIVKGDEYKKQAIEQQTRDRLITPKRGTIYDRNGKPLAVSASVETVSISPPTVRKAENRDEIAETLALILEIDKEEVNKKIDKKTSYEIIKKKVEKDVADKIREKDFSGVYLDEDTKRYYPNGNFASHLIGFTGVDNQGLWGIEMICDSVLKGKSGRIVTAKSADGNEMPYKYERYYNPEDGVNVVLTIDQTMQHFLEKHLETAVIDNKIQNGAAGIIMDIKTGEILAMATKPDFDLNNPFTLNSETVKSELLTITDGETRRKKESEALSAMWRNKAVVDSYEPGSTFKIVVSAMGLETGKVSLNDSFNCNGYRQVGGYRIHCWKREGHGTENFVEGIKNSCNPVFMDIGERVGHEDFYKFYKAFGFTETTGIELNGETNGIFFTPENFNTTELATSSFGQGFQITPLQMITAVSAVANKGKLLRPFVVKKYVDDEGNVIEEFKTEVVRQVISEETSKLLCQVLENVVVDGGGKSAFIQGYHIAGKTGTSEKQPRGNGKYIASFVGFAPANDPQIACLVILDEPGGDQYMGSMVAAPVVKSIMEDTLRYLGVEPDLTEEEMIKEYTVPSVVGKNIDEARAILNSTSLKYKVEGSQNVVVRQVPEAGVVVAESATVILYTEETPNDTTKVVPDVLGLTYNEAYKKIIEAGFNISSHTLNEEEKTALKVISQSPEAGKFFEQGNIITIKFKEE, translated from the coding sequence ATGGCAAGTGTAAATAAAATAAAAAAAAGAATAATTATTATGTTTTCCTGTGCAATTTTTTTATTTGTTGTTCTTGTTGTAAGAATAGGATACCTTACCATAGTTAAAGGGGACGAATATAAAAAACAGGCAATAGAACAGCAGACAAGAGACCGACTTATAACGCCTAAAAGAGGAACTATTTATGACAGAAACGGTAAACCTCTGGCAGTAAGTGCATCTGTTGAAACAGTAAGTATTTCTCCTCCTACCGTAAGAAAAGCAGAAAACAGGGACGAAATAGCAGAAACTCTGGCTTTGATACTTGAAATTGATAAAGAAGAAGTAAATAAGAAAATAGATAAAAAAACATCTTACGAAATTATAAAAAAGAAAGTTGAAAAAGATGTTGCAGATAAAATAAGAGAAAAAGATTTTAGTGGAGTGTATCTTGATGAAGACACCAAAAGATACTATCCTAACGGAAATTTTGCATCTCACTTAATAGGCTTTACAGGGGTTGACAATCAGGGACTTTGGGGAATAGAAATGATTTGCGATTCTGTGCTTAAAGGTAAATCGGGAAGAATAGTTACAGCCAAAAGTGCAGACGGAAATGAAATGCCATATAAATATGAAAGATACTATAACCCTGAAGACGGAGTAAATGTAGTTCTTACCATTGACCAGACTATGCAGCACTTTTTGGAAAAACATCTTGAAACTGCAGTTATAGACAATAAAATTCAAAATGGGGCCGCAGGAATTATTATGGATATAAAAACGGGCGAAATACTTGCTATGGCAACTAAACCCGATTTTGACCTTAACAATCCTTTTACTCTTAACAGTGAAACTGTAAAAAGCGAACTTTTAACAATAACCGACGGAGAAACAAGAAGAAAAAAAGAGAGCGAAGCATTGTCAGCAATGTGGAGAAACAAAGCGGTTGTTGACAGTTACGAGCCTGGTTCTACATTTAAAATAGTAGTTTCTGCAATGGGGCTTGAAACAGGCAAAGTATCCCTTAACGATTCTTTTAACTGTAACGGTTACAGACAAGTGGGAGGATACAGAATTCACTGCTGGAAAAGAGAAGGGCATGGCACAGAAAATTTTGTAGAAGGAATAAAAAATTCATGTAACCCTGTTTTTATGGATATAGGCGAAAGAGTGGGGCATGAAGATTTCTATAAATTTTATAAAGCATTCGGTTTTACCGAAACAACAGGTATTGAGTTAAACGGAGAAACAAACGGTATATTCTTTACTCCTGAGAATTTCAATACAACAGAACTTGCAACATCATCTTTCGGTCAGGGCTTTCAGATAACTCCTCTCCAGATGATAACAGCAGTTTCAGCAGTTGCAAATAAAGGTAAGTTATTAAGACCTTTTGTTGTTAAAAAATATGTTGACGACGAGGGAAATGTTATAGAAGAATTTAAAACAGAAGTTGTGCGTCAGGTTATAAGCGAAGAAACATCCAAACTTCTTTGTCAGGTTCTTGAAAACGTTGTTGTTGACGGTGGAGGTAAAAGCGCATTTATTCAAGGGTATCATATAGCAGGAAAAACAGGAACAAGTGAAAAACAGCCAAGGGGTAACGGTAAATATATTGCTTCCTTTGTTGGTTTTGCCCCTGCAAACGACCCTCAGATAGCCTGTCTTGTAATATTAGATGAACCTGGGGGAGACCAGTATATGGGAAGTATGGTTGCTGCTCCTGTTGTTAAAAGTATTATGGAAGACACATTAAGATATCTTGGCGTTGAACCTGATTTAACCGAAGAAGAAATGATAAAAGAATACACTGTTCCGTCAGTTGTAGGTAAAAACATTGATGAAGCACGTGCAATACTTAATTCAACATCATTAAAATATAAGGTTGAAGGCAGTCAGAATGTGGTGGTAAGGCAGGTGCCTGAAGCGGGAGTTGTGGTTGCAGAATCGGCAACAGTAATACTTTATACTGAAGAAACCCCGAATGACACTACCAAAGTTGTGCCAGATGTTTTGGGCCTCACATATAACGAAGCGTATAAAAAAATAATTGAAGCAGGGTTTAATATATCCTCGCATACACTAAACGAAGAAGAAAAAACAGCACTTAAAGTTATTTCTCAAAGCCCTGAAGCAGGAAAGTTTTTTGAGCAGGGTAATATTATAACCATTAAATTTAAAGAAGAATAA
- a CDS encoding cell division protein FtsL, which produces MRYNRTSLAYKVDEFNEVDNLIKEAKKQNTQNKKSSAFFVAICAFYMIAIIATLLIKTATINEQKAELTAIKNEYSAMVNSNKKLEVDINSQIDLRKVEEIAIAKLNMNQPKKNQIIYVSTEPKDYGEVKSQNVNSKKDKNIFASLIKALNGYYEYSN; this is translated from the coding sequence ATGAGGTATAACCGTACAAGTTTAGCCTATAAGGTGGACGAGTTTAACGAAGTTGACAATCTTATTAAGGAAGCTAAAAAACAAAATACCCAGAATAAGAAATCTTCTGCTTTTTTTGTGGCAATCTGTGCTTTTTATATGATAGCAATAATTGCAACACTTCTTATTAAAACTGCGACTATAAACGAGCAGAAAGCAGAACTTACTGCAATTAAAAATGAATACAGTGCGATGGTGAACAGTAATAAAAAACTTGAAGTAGACATCAATTCTCAGATAGACTTAAGAAAAGTTGAAGAAATCGCTATTGCAAAACTTAATATGAATCAGCCTAAGAAAAATCAGATTATCTATGTTTCAACCGAGCCTAAAGATTATGGAGAAGTAAAGAGCCAGAATGTAAATTCCAAAAAGGATAAAAATATCTTTGCGTCATTGATAAAGGCTTTGAACGGATATTACGAATATTCTAATTAA